From Nicotiana tabacum cultivar K326 chromosome 22, ASM71507v2, whole genome shotgun sequence, one genomic window encodes:
- the LOC107832101 gene encoding bifunctional pinoresinol-lariciresinol reductase 2-like, translating into MEKSKVLIVGGTGYLGKRLVKASLANGNKTYILRRPEIGVDIEKVEMLISFKMQGAHLVTASFNDHRSLVDAVKLVDVVICAISGVHIRSHHILLQLKLVDAIKEAGNIKRFLPSESGTDPARMENSMEPGRVTFDDKMVVRKAIEETHIPYTYISANCFAGYFLGGLYQIGHILPSTDSVVLLGNGNQKAICVDEDDIATYTIKSIDDPRTLNKTLYIRPPKNILSQREVVHIWEKLIGKELKKSTLSKEEFLAPMKELEYAEQVGMCHYYHVCYEGCLVNFEIGEEGEEASKLYPEVNYTTAQDYMKRYV; encoded by the exons ATGGAAAAAAGCAAAGTGTTGATTGTAGGAGGAACAGGGTACCTAGGGAAGAGATTAGTGAAAGCTAGTTTAGCAAATGGTAATAAAACCTACATTTTGCGTCGTCCAGAAATAGGAGTTGATATTGAGAAAGTTGAAATGCTTATTTCTTTTAAGATGCAAGGAGCTCATCTTGTAACTGCTTCTTTTAACGATCATCGGAGCCTCGTCGATGCCGTTAAACTCGTCGATGTTGTCATCTGTGCCATCTCCGGCGTCCATATTCGTAGCCATCATATCTTACTTCAGCTCAAGCTTGTGGATGCCATTAAAGAAGCTGGAAATATCAAG AGATTTTTGCCTTCTGAGTCTGGAACGGATCCAGCAAGAATGGAAAACTCAATGGAGCCAGGTAGAGTGACATTTGATGATAAAATGGTGGTGAGAAAAGCGATAGAAGAAACTCACATTCCTTACACTTACATCTCTGCTAACTGCTTTGCTGGTTACTTCCTCGGTGGTCTTTATCAAATTGGCCACATTCTTCCTTCTACTGATTCTGTTGTTTTGCTCGGAAATGGCAACCAGAAAG CAATTTGTGTGGACGAAGATGATATTGCAACATATACCATAAAGAGCATAGATGATCCAAGAACACTCAATAAGACACTTTACATTAGGCCTCCTAAAAACATACTTTCCCAAAGAGAGGTTGTTCATATTTGGGAAAAGCTCATTGGTAAGGAGCTTAAAAAATCAACTCTTTCCAAAGAAGAATTTTTGGCTCCTATGAAGG AGCTTGAATATGCAGAACAAGTTGGAATGTGTCACTATTATCACGTTTGCTACGAAGGATGCCTTGTTAATTTTGAAataggagaagaaggagaagaggcaTCCAAACTCTATCCAGAGGTTAACTACACTACAGCCCAAGACTACATGAAGCGTTACGTCTAA